The Streptomyces sp. ICC1 DNA window CAGATGGTGCTGCTGCCGGGCTTCCTCTTCCTCTTCATGGGTTCGGACCTGGCCGACATCGTCGAGATCGGCCCGTTCGTCGAAGCCTTCCTCTTCCTGATCGTGATTCCGCTGGCTCTGGCGTGGGCCACACAGGCATGGGCCGCCCGGCGCCCCTCCGGTCGGAGGGTGTCCGACGCCGCGACCATGACGATGGTCCCGCTGATGGCCGCCACGCTCTTGGTGGTCGTCGCCTCCCAGGTCCCGAAGCTCGGCGGCCGGCTCTCGGACGTGGCGGCCGTCGTCCCCTTCTACGTGGTCTTCCTGGTCGTCATGGCCTTCGCGGGCAAGGTGGTGGCCCGACTGTTCCGCCTGGACGCCCCCGCCTCCCGGGCGGTCGTCTTCACCGGGGCGACCCGTAACTCCCTGGTCGTTCTTCCCCTGGCACTGGCCCTGCCGGACGAACTGGCGGTCGCTGCGGTCGTCGTCGTCACCCAGACCCTGGTCGAGGTTCTCGGCATGGTCGCCTACGTCCGCCTGGTGCCCCGCCTCGTCCCCGAGGACAAGGCACCGGCCATCGTCTGAGCAGGACGGCGTCTGCGGTGCTGCGGACGATTTCCGCCGCCTACTACCGGCGGGCCCAGCCGGGATCTCCCACCGGCCGGGCCCCTCCGGCACGTTCGCGTACCCGACAGTCGCCTGGCCGTGCGGTGTAGTCTCCCGCCGCCTGAACCGCCGCGACGAGAGCCGCCGTGTCCACGCCCGCGTCTGTCTCCAGGAGCACGATGCTGCGTCCGGCGCGCACGTCGGTGCGGGCCGAGCGGACGCCTGGGAGTTCTTCCAGCTCGTCGTCGATGAGCAGCCCGCAGCTGCCGCAGCGCATGCCCTCGATGAGGAGGGTCACCTGCGTGCCATCACGCCCGGTCTTGTCCCTGCGGCTGAACAGCTTCACTGGAGGTCCTTCTTGAAGTCGATGGCGCCGGTCTGCATGCCCATGGCGCAGGAGAAGCGGAGCGTGCCGGGCTTGCGGGTGCCCAGGTCGATCTCGGTGTCGCCGTCGCGTTTGACGATCTCCTGCACACCGAGTTCGGGGATGGTGAAGGCACGGGCGCAACCGCCCGAGTCCTTTCCGTGCAGGACCAGCGTGGTGGGTACGCCGGCTCTCGCGGTGAACTGCGTGGGGACGTAGAAGTCCGTGACGGTCAGGGTGACGATCTGCTTCCCGGAGGCGTCGATGCTGACCGGAGCAAGGTCCACTCCCGTCTGTCCCGCTCCGGGGTCGTACAGGGGATCGTTCTCTTCAACGCCCTCGACGATGAACGGCCCGCTCGCGGCTGTGGTCTTTCCCGGCGTACGGAAGGAGACCCAGCCCCCGGCCTGGAGCGCGGACGCCATGGTCCACACGGCGACGACCAACACCACCACACCGGTGAGCGCCGCCAGACGGCCGGACAGCGCCTGGCTGCTGCGCCGGAACAGGTACCCGAGCACGGCGAACAACGGCGAGGTGCCGAGCACGAACCCGGCCATCACCGCCGCCCCCGCCACCGCCGAGCCGGATGTGATGGCCAGCAGTTCCATGGACAGCGTGACCCCGCACGGCACCAGCACGGTGGCGAAGCCGATCAGTGCGGGAGTGACGGCCGAGTCGGTCTTCGTGCTGCGGCGCATCAGGCGCCCGAAGGATGCCGGAGGCCGGGGTACCAGCCGCCCCACCCCTTTGACGCCGAAGAGGTCCAGGGCGAACAGCACCATCAGCAGTCCGGCAGCCAGCATCAGCACCGCCTGGACGCGAGGGCTGGGCTGCAACGCGCTGCCGAAGATGCCCAGCAGGACGCCGAGCAGAGTGTGGGACAGCAGCTTTCCGACGAGGAAGGCACCGACCGGGGCCAGGGGCGTGGCTGTCTCCGAGGCGGGGAGAGAGTTTCGGGGTGTCTTACGGACGGACGTCGGGGCGGGAGCGCGGCGGCGGGTCACCGCGCCGGCCAGCAAGCCCCCTTGAATGGCGGCGCACGAGGCACCACCGGCGAGCAGCCCGGTGCTCGCACCGGTGATCAGCAAAGCGACGGACGACGGCATGCGTCGTTACTCCAGTTCTGCGACGACGGCACGCACACACGGAAAGCCGGGCGTGCCGAGGCGGACGTGAGGAACGCGGCGTCCCGTAAGGCAGTTGCCTCACGGGCGGCGACCCGTCACGTCCGTGACACGCACAACCGGTGGAGATCAGGCGGGGCCGCTGTCCCCGGCGGAGCATTGGGCTCGGCTCCCAGGAGAGCGGGGTCGCAGCTCGGCACGGGCAGCGCGCCCGTGGGCTCCGGGCCGACCGGGCCTTCCTGAGCGAGGACAGCCCGAGGAGTCGCACAGTGCTGCGCAGTCGTCGGGCAGCTCGGGCTGTGGTCCGGCGTTCCCACGGCGGGCGGGCCGGCAGTGTGCCCTCCGACAGCGGCGGTCACACCCATGTCCATCGACGCCGGCATTGCCATGGCCATCGCGGGACGTGCCAGCCCTGCCAGGCAGAGCAGAAGCGCACACACCAGGAGCGCTCCGGACCACGTCCGAAGCGGCAGCAGTAGGCGTCGCGACATGCGCGCCATGCTAGGACATGGTCGGCAACCCGCTTCGCAGCGCCCGTCGGTGCACAGGCACGAGGTGCGCGATCCTGGGGTCATGGACATCGAGGTCGTGGTCGTACCGGACTGCCCCCACGAGCAGCCCGCCGTCGAACTGATGCGTCGGGCACTCGACGACATGGGGCTGCACGACGTCCGGTTCGGCACGCGTGTGATCAGCGACCACCACGAAGCCGAACGAGCCGCGTTCACCGGATCGCCCACCTTTCTGCTGGACGGCCGCGACCCCTTCGCCGAGCCCGGAGGCGCCCCCGGTCTGGCCTGCCGGATCTACCGCACGCCGAGCGGCCTCGCGGGCCTGCCGACGCCCGGTCAACTACGCCAAGCCCTCGAAGCCGCCGCCGGCGACGAACCGGGCCCCTAACCGGCGGCCCCACCCTTGGCACCCAACCGGACTGTTGCGCCAAGCGCCAGGCAGGAAGCCAGAGCAGCGAGTGCGGCAAGGCCCGCGAAGAGCTGTGGGTAGCCGCCGAGCGGGGCGGCGAGCGCCGCTCCGGCCCAGGGGGCAAGTGCAGCTGCGATGTGGGCCGGTGCGCCGAGGAGGGCGGAGAGGCGGCCGTAGTGGGCGGTGCCCCAGCGGTCGGTGACGGCGGTGGCCTGGAGGAGGGTGAGGTTGCCGCGGACGACTCCGGCCAGGACCGCCAGCAGTACCAGTAGGGGTACGGGGCCGGATACGAACGCGAGCGCGGCCGTGGTCGCGCCACCGAGGGCGATCAGGGTGAACGTGCGGGTGGTGACGGAGGTACGGGCCGACAGGCTCGCGTACAGGGTCCGGCCAAGGGTCTGGCCGGCTCCACCAAGGCCCAGGGCCCAGGCGGCCGTGGTGGCGGGGACCCCGCGCTCGGTGAGCAGCGGGATCAAGCCCATGACGACGGCGTACATGGAGAAGCCGGAGAGGGTGAAGGCCGCCGCCAGGAAGAGGAAGGGGCGGCTGCGGGCCGTGGGGGTGACCCGGCCCGCAGCGCCCCAGGGGGCCCCGCACCCGCTGTCAGAGGGGTGGGCTAGTTTCCTGCCATGGATCTGCCCTACCGCACCAGGCCCTCCGTCGGGGACATCATCGCGGCCGTGCCCGGTCTCGCACCGTACGCGCGGCCGGCCGTGGTGCTGGCCCCCGAACGGGGGGAGCCGACGGTCCACCAGAGTTCCGTGGGCGGACCGTTGCTCTGGCCGGCCGACGAGCCCTGGCCACACTGCGGCCTCCCCGACGAGAAGTCCGGCTCCGGGACGCCGGCGACCGCCATGGTGGCGGTGGTGCAGGTGCACCAGCGGGACGCACCGGGCGACTGGTGGCCCGAGGGCAAGGACGTGTTCCAGCTCCTGTGGTGCCCCAACGTGCACTGGGATCCGCCGGCTCCGCACGCCGACGTCAGCCCGGTCGCCGAGATCCGCTGGCGGAACAGCACCGATGTCACGAGCACGCTGGGGTCGCCGCCGCCGCCCGTACGGCAGGAGGACCCGGACTACGGCTTCACCCCGGTCGGGTGCACGCTCGCCCCGGTCGCCCTAGTTGACTTCCCTTACCCGATGGCGTTGCCGGACGGTGAACTCCCCACCTCCGTACGGGAGTACGTGAAGTCGATCGGGGGTGAGGGCGATGTCATCACCCGGGTGGCCGGGATCAAGTTCGGCGGGTGGCCCACCTGGCACCTCACCGACCCCTACGACGTCCCGTGTCACACCTGCGGGGCCCCGTGCGGGCTCCTGTTCACCGTGGCCAGTGACGCGACCACCGGGATCACGGTGGGAAGGTGGGGCGACTTCCGCGTCTTCGCCTGTCCGG harbors:
- a CDS encoding cation transporter codes for the protein MKLFSRRDKTGRDGTQVTLLIEGMRCGSCGLLIDDELEELPGVRSARTDVRAGRSIVLLETDAGVDTAALVAAVQAAGDYTARPGDCRVRERAGGARPVGDPGWARR
- a CDS encoding bile acid:sodium symporter produces the protein MSQESQGLVERMEDHQVAVYLGAMAVGAALGWAAPAVGPGLEHAINPVLGALLYVTFLQVPAAELVRSLRDGRFLSATLVVNFLVVPLVVAVMFAFLPADQAIRLGVLLVLLCPCVDYVIVFSGLAGGSNRRLLAATPLLLVAQMVLLPGFLFLFMGSDLADIVEIGPFVEAFLFLIVIPLALAWATQAWAARRPSGRRVSDAATMTMVPLMAATLLVVVASQVPKLGGRLSDVAAVVPFYVVFLVVMAFAGKVVARLFRLDAPASRAVVFTGATRNSLVVLPLALALPDELAVAAVVVVTQTLVEVLGMVAYVRLVPRLVPEDKAPAIV
- a CDS encoding sulfite exporter TauE/SafE family protein, with translation MPSSVALLITGASTGLLAGGASCAAIQGGLLAGAVTRRRAPAPTSVRKTPRNSLPASETATPLAPVGAFLVGKLLSHTLLGVLLGIFGSALQPSPRVQAVLMLAAGLLMVLFALDLFGVKGVGRLVPRPPASFGRLMRRSTKTDSAVTPALIGFATVLVPCGVTLSMELLAITSGSAVAGAAVMAGFVLGTSPLFAVLGYLFRRSSQALSGRLAALTGVVVLVVAVWTMASALQAGGWVSFRTPGKTTAASGPFIVEGVEENDPLYDPGAGQTGVDLAPVSIDASGKQIVTLTVTDFYVPTQFTARAGVPTTLVLHGKDSGGCARAFTIPELGVQEIVKRDGDTEIDLGTRKPGTLRFSCAMGMQTGAIDFKKDLQ